GGCATCAGCAAGCACCTCACCCAAGAAGCCCATGCAGGTCGCCACCGCTTAGACTTAGCCCAGCAGCTGATGCAGAGAGCAGAAGCTCATTATGCGGAATTAGTCACGAAACAACAAGCTTGGCGAAATCGCCTGATCTTTACCGCTGCTGAGCCGGTTGAGGATTTACAAACTCGCGTATACATTGCGCCGGCACCACCCGTCCACACCGTCATCGCCACAGATGGCTCTCAAATTGCCCCGAACCACCATGAAATCGCCTACTGCTATTTAATTAACGTGGGCAGAGTAGTGTTGCACTATGGCGAAAGCCGGCATCCCCTTTTAGACAGCCTTCCCGAAGTATTCTACCGGCCCGAAGACCTGTATGAATCTCGGCAATGGGGAATTCGCACAGAAGAGTGGATGGGCTACCGGCGCACGGCATCGGAGGCAACGATATTAGCAGAACTTGCGTGTAATGTGTGGGCACCAGCTCCCGCGCTGCCGATTCCAACCATCGCAATGGTGGACGGTTCGCTAATTTACTGGTTTTTAGAACCGCTGCCAACTGAGGCACGCGATCGCATCCTCTGCACGATTCTCGATGCCTGGGACAAGCTACAAGCCGCTCAAATTCCCATTGTCGGCTATCTCAGCGCCTCCCGCAGCATTGAAGCGATCAACTTTCTGCGCTTAGAAGCTTGCCCTCACGAAGTTCCCAACTGCGTCACCCACTGCCCGCCGACGATGCCCTTAGACGCTGCCGGCAAACCGATCAAAGCACCCTGTCAGGTTTTTGAACCCTTGCGAGATGCTGCCTTGTGGGCATCCCTGCTGGAACCGGGGCAGCGCAGTCCCCTGTGGCGCAGTTCCGCCCCTATTTTGGATCAATATGGCCCTCACACGATATATTTCTGCTATGTCCATGTCGGGACTGAAATTGCCCGAATAGAGGTGCCGGCTTGGGTGGCTGAAAACCCTTCCCTGCTAGACTCGACCCTGAGTTTAACCATCGCCCAGGTGCAGAAAGGCTATGGCTATCCCGTTGCGCTTGCAGAAGCTCACAATCAGGCAGTGGTGCGAGGAGGCGATCGCGCTCGTTTCTTTTCGCTTCTGGAACGAGAAATGATTAGAGCCGGCTTACAAAATGTGGGCACATCGTATAAGGAAGCCCGCAAGCGCGGCAGCATTGCTTAACTGTATAATTTCTCGTTCTTATTCAATCTAGAGTTTCAAATCCGAATGACTCTTTCACAATCGCCCTTGGGGGTCTTGACGCTCAGCAAATCACCACATTTGGAGGGGGTTTAGGGAGCTTCCCTCCAAGCTCTTTTTGACTTTTTCCAGTTTTTCATCTAATTGAGAACTGCTATGTATAGAAAGTTTTAAAGCTTATTCAACAACTCAAAATTGTGGCAAGTCTGGATCTGTGCGACAAGCATTTAATGGTAATATCTCACCACCTTGAATCGTGAGAATTTTCCCCGTGTTGCTATCTGTTTCAACATCTAAGCAAGCGCAGCCATATCCATACAAACGATTAGTTTTAACATACTCCTGTGGATTAAAATTGGGTATGTTGTCCGTTCCCTCTGCTTGATATCCCATTTGCCTGGAAATAATCCAATTGTTATCTCTATCTCTTAGAAGCCAGTTTCCAGGCGTGGGATTATGTAACCATCCACATCTAGTTTCCTCTGCGCTAACTGGAAGTGTGATGGAGACAAGGGCGAGTGTAATTAGCCAATTTCTTTTCATTACTTTACCCATTAAACGTTTATTCAATTGTTTTCCCAAAGATTAGGAAAAATTTATATCCCAAAATCAGCAGAAATCGAGTGTCAAAGACGCAGTCCAACTCATTGGAATTGGAATGTGAACTCACTGGTCGTAGCAGCTAATAAACTCTCTAATAACCCAACCCCATGAGCGGAAGCCTTCCTCAGTATAGCTGCCTACTTTAACCCAAGTACGCCCTTGGTCGTCGGTAGCTGAGTCTTCCATGTAGACCCTATAACCGTTGAGTAGAGTATCTATAACTTGACCGTTTGGTCGATCACGCACATTAAGTGGAGTTCCTGTCGGGTCTGTTACTTTGCACACTCTTTCAGCTTTAGCGGGTAGCGCTACAGCAAGAGAAGAAGCTAAGACAGCTAAAATCATTAGAAGCGGCGACTTTGTTTTCATGGTTAGAGCAGTTAATTCTCTTTTTAGTATTGAGGGTAAGGTAACTGCTAGCGACCGGGAAATCACGGAACTATTCTTATGAGTGAGATTTTCGAGGGGTTTAAATGATACAAAAATTCGCACAAAAGGATAATAGGACACCAGACAGTGTGAGCGCTGGTATATTCTGAGCGATAAAGACCCTAGAAGTCTAACCGGCATCGGGTATCCGAACCTGAACTATGGTTTTGGCAAAAATTTGTCTAGGGTGCTGAAGAGTAGGCAAACAGGGCAGAAATACCTAGTCAGTTTCAGTGCCGGCGCGAAACTTAAAATGCTTAACAAAAATTTAAACAATGCCGGAACCAGACTCCAGCTTGCTTTTGACCCCATGCCCCATGCCCCATGCCCCATGCCCCATGCCCCATGCCCCTACTCCCTCTCTTCTTCGGTATTTCCCAGCACCCCACCCCCCCAGCTAAACGTTAAAATAAAACTCTCATCCAAATCCTAACGACCCACAATTCTCACCTTGAGGCGAGGCATGGCAACAACAGAATCCACTGATAAAGCCCAAAAGCAAAAAGCTTTGGACATGGTGCTCAACCAAATTGAGCGCAGCTTTGGCAAAGGGTCAATTATGCGACTTGGAGATGCCACCCGCATGAAGGTGGAGACCATCCCCAGCGGCGCACTCACTTTAGACTTAGCCTTGGGCGGAGGCTTGCCCAAGGGACGGGTTATTGAAATTTATGGTCCTGAGAGTTCTGGGAAAACGACTCTGGCGCTGCACGCGATCGCAGAAGTGCAAAAAGCCGGTGGGATTGCTGCCTTCGTCGATGCGGAACACGCGCTAGATCCCACCTATGCCGCCGCGCTGAATGTCGATATCGCAAATCTGCTGGTTTCCCAACCAGATACGGGTGAGATGGGGCTGGAAATCGTCGATCAGCTTGTCCGTTCTGTTGCGGTTGATATCGTCGTTGTTGACTCAGTCGCCGCGCTGGTGCCCCGTGCTGAAATTGAAGGCGACATGGGCGACTCCCACATGGGCTTACAAGCTCGTTTGATGAGCCAAGCGCTGCGGAAGATCACCGGCAACATCGGTAAATCTGGCTGTACGGTTATTTTCCTTAACCAGTTGCGCCAAAAGATCGGCGTTACCTACGGCAACCCAGAAACCACAACCGGCGGTAATGCTCTCAAATTCTACGCCTCAGTGCGCCTGGATATTCGTCGGGCGCAAACTCTGAAAAAAGGCACCGAAGAATTTGGTATCCGCGCCAAAGTCAAAGTGGCTAAAAACAAGGTTGCCCCGCCTTTCCGGATTGCCGAGTTTGACATTTTGTTTGGCAAGGGCATTTCCCGCGTCGGCTGTATGCTTGACATTGCCGAGGAAACCGCTGTGATTGTCCGCAAGGGCGCTTGGTATAGCTACAACGGTGATAACATCGGTCAAGGACGCGATAATACGATTAAGTATCTAGAAGACAATCCGGCTGTTGCAGACGAAGTTGAGAAGCTCGTCCGTCAAAAACTGGAACTCGGTGCTGTTGTTTCAGCAAACTCGGTTACGCAGATTGAGGCTGAAGATAACGAAGACGAAGTCTATATTGAGGAAGACTAACTGAAATCTTGCCGGCGCTCTAGGTTCCAATTGAGCTGCCGGTGAGCGGTTAAATAAACCCGCAAGATGAAGCAATTTCAGGCTTTGTCATGCGGGTTTTGTGTTTTTCGGTGCTGTGACATCGCAAAATTTATCTGGGATGCCGGCATCCTGCCTCCCTTCTATCTGCCTTTCCCTATTTCTATCGGATGTTTGGCAATTGCGCTTGTCTTCTTTGGAATAATAAAAAGCTTCTCTAGTTATTCTTTTTATTTAATAATTTATGGTTTTTCTGTTTAGCAAAGATTCCATCTAACAATCCTCTTGCTGCAAGTTGTGACAGTTTGCAAACAGTCTATTAAGGGTGGTTACTATCTTAATACTGCGCTATAAGCGGTCTTTCAGGAAATAATTCGCTCTCTAATATGCCATTCCAATAGTTTACCTCGGTTGCGGTAGAAGGGAAAGAAGAGCGCAAAAATGCTTGGGAACTTTAGAGATAAACGAAAGTCTTTCTAGTGATTTTCGTCAAGATATTTTTGAAAAAAAATTGGAACTTTCAAACTTGAGGAGACGACTTTAAAGGTAAGTGAACGCAATCATAACTCAAGGATTCGAGAGAATACTATGAAATTTTCTATGAAGTCTGTCCTCACAATTTCTGCTTTGTCTGCTCTGATTTTTGCCCCCATTTTAGGAGCTGCCGGCAAAGCGTCTGCCCAGCCTGAACCCCATAAATTCAGCTATATTGGTGCCGGCGTTTCTGCTGGGGTTACTAATGGTGGACAAGAGGGTGATGCGGCTACATTAGGCGGAAATATTCAAGGGCGTTATGCACTTCCAAATGTGCCGGTGTCTCTGCGGGGCGCAGTGCTTTTCAGTAATGAAACCAGTGCAATTATGCCAATAGTTTCTTACGATTTAGCCGTTAACAATAACACGAATCTTTATGCCGGCGTTGGCTACTCTTTTGTAGAATCTAATGGAAAACCCACGCCTGCCGGCAATAAAGATGCAGTCGTGCTAACAACCGGCGTAGAAGCGAAAGTCGCTAAAAGCATTGTTGTTTACTCAGATGCCAAGCTAGGAATTAATGCTTATCAAAATAGTCCTGCTTCTGCTCTTAGCTTCCAATTCGGTGCCGGTTATCACTTCTAATCGTTTCCAAAAAACTTGAAATAGCTTGTAGAAAACCGAGTAGGCACGTCTGTAAAGGTTTCTCAGCTTCTTATCAGTAGGGTGGGCGATGCTCACCCTACTTGCTTTATGAAAATTTAATTAAATTTGTTGAAAGACTGCCCAACAGGTCTTAATGTCGGTCAATCCCCTCTGCTTAGGACGAGATATTTACTCATAATTTATAAAAAAGTCCCAGTAAAGGACAGGCAATGATAAACTTAGAGTATTCATCACAATTCCGACCGGATTTCCGTTGTTCGTATTCCCAAAGTTAGGCGTCTGTAGATTTTTGTTTCCCTAGCAAGTCTCTATCGTGCGCGGCCTGACGAATCATCGCACGTACAGAGACACCCTGTTCAACTCCTTGCCCTTTTGCCAACTTCTACTGCATCGTTCTCATGGTTAAAACTCCCATCCCCACTCCCACTGAACGCAAACCTTCCAAAGTGGAAGGTCTTAAGGAACGCAGCAATTTCTTGCGCGAACCTGTTGCAAGTGAATTACTAGAAGATACGACTCATTTCACTGAAGATGCCATTCAAATTCTCAAATTTCATGGGTCGTATCAACAAGACAACCGGGATAATCGGGTTAAGGGGCAGGAGAAGGACTACCAGTTCATGCTGCGTACCCGCAACCCCGGTGGTTTCACTCCGCCGCAGCTATATCTCGCACTAGACCGGCTATCTGACGAGTTCGGCAACCACACCCTTCGCGTCACCACTCGCCAAGGCGTTCAACTGCACGGCATTTTAAAGAAAAACCTCAAAGCGGCTTTCTCCTCCATTATCAGAAACATGGGGTCAACTTTAGGTGCTTGCGGCGACGTCAACCGTAACGTGATGGGACCACCGGCACCGTACAGAAACCGCCGTGACTATCAGTATGCTTTCGAGTACGCCAATAACATCGCCGATCTGCTGACCCCGCAAACCGGCGCATATTATGAAATTTGGTTGGATGGCGAAAAAGTTATTTCTGCTGAAGAAAACCCAGAAGTGGTGGCAGCCAGACAGCGTAACGGTAACGGCACCATCTTCCACGACACAGTGGAGCCGATCTACGGCACTCATTATATGCCGCGCAAGTTCAAATGCGCCGTCACTGTACCGGGCGATAACTCAGTAGACCTCTTTTCCCAGGATCTGAGCTTGGTGGTAATGACCAATGAAGCAGGGGAATTAGAAGGATTTAACGTGTTTGCCGGCGGCGGTTTGGGCCGCACTCATAATAAAGAAGAAACCTTTGCGCGTTTAGCCGACCCGATCGGCTATGTTGCCAAAGAAGATGTCTACGACCTGGTGAAAGCCATTGTAGCGACGCAGCGCGATTATGGCGACCGCACAGACCGGCGTCATTCGCGAATGAAATATCTCCTTGAAGAATGGGGGGTTGAGAAATTCCGCAGCACAGTAGAAGGCTACTTCGGCAAATCGATCCAGCCGTTAAAACCGCTGCCTGAGTGGAAGTATTTAGACTTCTTAGGATGGCACGAACAGGGAGATGGCAAGCTGTTTGTTGGCATTTCCGTGGAAAATGGCCGGATTAAAGATGAAGACCAATTCCAGCTAAAAACTGCCCTGCGGGAAATCGTACAGAAGTTCAACGTGCCGATGCTGTTGACGCCCCATCAAAACGTTCTGCTGTATGATATTGACCCAGCAAGCCAAGCCGAAATTCAAGAGATTCTCAATCGCTGCGGCATTCAACAGCTCAAAGAAATCGATCCCTTGCTACGCTTGTCAATGGCGTGTCCAGCTTTGCCCACCTGTGGCTTGGCCACGACCGAATCAGAGCGGGCGATGCCTGGTATACTGGATCGGATTCGGGCGCTGTTGGACAAGCTGGGCATGGAACAAGAGCATTTTGTCGTGCGGATGACCGGCTGCCCAAATGGCTGCGCTCGTCCTTACATGGCGGAATTAGGGTTTGTTGGCCGTGCCCCGGAAACCTATCAGGTTTGGCTGGGGGGTTCTCCCAACCAGACGCGGCTAGCCCAAACCTACGACGACCGGCTGCATATCAATGACCTGGAAACTTTTCTAGAGCCGATTTTTGTTTATTTCAAAAAAGAACGGCAACCTGCAGAAAGTTTTGGGGATTTTTGTGATCGGGCCGGTTTAGAAGCCATCCGTCAATTTACCACCACCTACTCAGCTGCTTCCACGATGACTACCGAGACTACCGACACTAACAATCAAGAGATTACCTCGACCAGCGAGGAAAACGGCCAAGTTGAAACTTCCGCAGATGCCCCCGCAGATGCGAACATCCGGCATCGCGTTAGCCTTCGCCATGAGGTTTACACAGAGCTAAAAGCTGAGGCAAAGCGCCAGGGTAAGCCCCTCGTTCAACTGGCTACTGAGATCATCGAATCTTACCTGAAAACTGCCAAGGGAGAGGGGTAAGAGGAGCTAGGAACTAGGGATTAGAGGCTAGGGCAGAAGGGGAGAAATGTTCCATTCCCCGTTCCCCTAGCTTTAGGTTGGCGCAGTTTTGCCCACTTTTCTTCATCCCTGATTCCATCTTGTATCCTTTATTCTGTTTCCTGTGTCCTCAATTTTTAATTGGCTCAACTACAACGGCTAGCGATCACTCCCTCTCAACTCCACAACCGGCAAATTCTCCTAAGTGCTGAACAACAGCATTACTTGGGGCGTGTCTTACGGTTGCGGGGGGGTGATCGCTTTGTGGCGATGGAACCGCAGGGACAATGGTGGCTTGCTGAACTCATCTCGCCCCAGTCAGCGCAAATTTTAGAGCCGATGCCGCCGGCACAAACTGAGTTGCCGGTGGAGGTGACGCTGATGGTGGCGCTGCCGAAAGGCAATGGCTTTGACGATATTGTGCGTCACTGTACAGAGATCGGGGTGAGTTGCATGATGCCGGTGTTGAGTGAGCGCACCCTGCTTAACCCCAGTTCGCAGAAGCTCGAACGCTGGCGGCGCATTGCTCAAGAGGCGGCTGAGCAATCAGAACGTCAAATTATTCCGGCTATTCAAGAAATAGAAAAATTTACCACAGCTTTGTCGTTTGTCAATGGTTCTTTTTTAAAAGAAACAGATCGGCAATATATCTGTGTGGCTCGTGGTGAGTCTCCCCATTTACTAGATTGTCTGTTAGAGGAAAAACCTCAAAGTTCTAATTTAAAATCTAAAATTGCGATTGCCACCGGCCCTGAAGGCGGCTGGACGCCGGCAGAGGTAGAAGTAGCGATTGCAGCCGGTTTTCAACCTGTGTCTTTAGGGCGTCGTATTCTTAGAGCTGTGACTGCGCCGGTTGTTGCTTTGTCGCTTGTGGCAGCGGCTGGGGAATTAAAGAATTAATTGGTTTCTTTTGTGTAGAGTGGGGGAAGTTTTTTAACCACAGATAAACACAGATGATGGCGTAGCGTGCCGTTAGGTCTAGGCGCAGCTTGCCGAAAGGATACACAGACGAGTTATCTTTATTTTTTTTGATGAAGCACTGTTAAAAAAGGGAGAAAACTTAACTACCTCTTTCACGATTAAGTTAAATTGGTATAACAATTAATAATTAGCCGCGAAAAATTAAGAATACCTCTGTTTCACTTTTGTTTTAAGCATTTAATTCTCCACCCGAACCGGGCAAACTTTTATGAGCGATATTGATCGAGTTGCCGACGCTCTTGAGCGCAAAGACTACCGAACGGCAGCAGGTTTACTTAAACAGCTACTCAACGAGTCGCCGAATGATCCTTGGGTGCAGTTTTATGTTGGGCGCTTGCATGAAGGCACCGGCAAACCACAAATGGCAGAAAAAGTTTACCGGCAATTATTACGCGGCACAACGATTCCCAAGGTTTTAGTACAAGCGCGTCAGGGGTTGCAGCGTCTTGAAGAAATGGAAAAAGACCAGCACGCTCAAGCGATTGCTCAAGCGAAAGCTGACCCTCAAAATGCCGAACCGGGGTTATTAGTCTTAGAACCAATTAGTGCGGAAGCAAAAACAAAAGCGGCTCAGAATTTTGCCCGAATTATGAAGCTTGATCCCTATACGGCGCGGTTGCACTTGCCGAGTCGGGGTTGGAGAGCTTACCGCACCGGCACGATTGGAGAATTGAAAGTTTACTCTCAAGAACTGCTTGGCGGCGGCATTCCCAACTTTTGGGCATCCTTAGCGGATATTGAGAAAATTCATGTCTTTCGCGTTAGTCATTTCCAATCAGTTTCCCCTCAACCGATTGTTGTCTGCAAAGATGAAAATGATCGGCTCGGTGCCTTAACTTTTCAATGGTCGGAAATAAGTCAGCGTGCGGAAGGACTGTTGCCGATTTTTGAACAAATTGTGGAGTATAACGTGAGCCGCAACGAAGTGGAGCGGAAAGAAGCGACTCAGGATTATGCGCTATTTTGCGATCTGCATTTACCAGGCAGACGCTGCATTCTCCGATTTTGCGATTTTAGTTATGACTTCCAGCAGGGGGTTGAGTTAGCTCAAACTCAGAAAAATGTCCCTCAAGCCGGCCAAGTGACGAATCGCTTCAACTGGAATGCTTTGCTCGATTTATTCAATCGCAATCTATCTCAAGCGCCGGTGTGGGCTAATTTCAACTTTTTTGGAGAAACGGCTCAAGATTATCCCGAAATGTTGGGACGAATCAAGCCTTACATCGATTTGTTTCGCAGAGAGCCGAGTAATTGGGATGCGGCTTTCCATTTGTATAGTTGCTTAGTTTTCCTCAAGAATAAAGGCTAAGCAGATTTTAGATTTTAAATTTTAAATTGGTTGCCAATCCAAAATCCAAAATCTAAAATCCAGGCATCGATTTTATATCGAAGAACACTTAGAAAGGTTTCTCCCCCTCAATTTCATTCAGGGTTGAAATCTCTGATTCTTGAAGATTCTACCGGGCTGTGTTGACTTGACGTGCCATGTCGAGGAAGGAACTCATGTTCGCACCGGGACGGCGGCGGGTTGAGGTTGCAGTCGGTGTCAAGTAGCGAGTGGCAAAACCACCAACCGGCTCAGGAGCTTTAGCCGGCTCTGCTGTGGGGGCTGGGGCTTTGGCTGCCGGTTTGGACTCTTGGGCTGGGGCTTGCTTTTTAGATTTAGCCGGCTCTGCTTTTTTAGTCGGCTCTGCTTTTTTAGCCGGCTCTGCTTTCGCTGCTGAGGCGCTGGCTTTCGCCGGCTCCTTCAGTTTGCCGGTTGCGGTTGCGACTATTTTTTTCTGCGCGGAGGCGTCTTGTTTGGCTGGCGCTGATTTTCCGCCCTCAGCCGGTTCAAATTCTAAGGCGTATCCAGACTTTTTCAAGCCCAAAACTTTACCAATGAAGCCGAAAATGCCGCCGAACAAGTTTTTGATAAAACCGAACATGGTAATGACTCCTAAAGTTGATGCTAATGAACGCAACTGAAGCCCAGACAGCTCATGCAATATCTAGCCGGACTGGTATCAAGACCCGCTGACGCTGTGAAATGCCGGTGAAATATAAATGGATGCAGGCTTAATTATGAAGTTCTGATAAGCCCCTTTACAAGATTTAGCGAGATTTTTTAATAAAATTTAACGACTCAGTGAGCGCAAGCCCCTATTTCTCGTAGCCGGCAGCAAGATGCAAGGGATTTTGCTTTTCAGTAATCTACATAAATTGTAAGAATTGGTTTTAGGCGAGCAAAGCAGAGATAGGGCGAAAGCCCGCCTCGAACTAGAAATTGCAGAAGTCGGTTGCTACCAGTCAATTTTTTTAGAGATGGGGAAGAGAAGTTGTAGAACGGAGCTTATACAGTTCAGCCGGCTTCAAAACCAGCCACGACATAATATGTAGCTGAATTTCGGCTAAATTGTATAAGCCCGTCTTAAGGCGGTTTTGGGCAATAGAAGCGGAGGCTAAACCTCTAGGTGTTTTCTCCCCAGATCAAGTGCTGCATATACTTCACACCCGGCTTCTCTGAGCAGTAGGTTTGTGCGAACTGCCGGCCATTTTCACCCAAATATTCACATCTATCAGGATCGTCCCACAAAGTCTGAATTGAATCAGCTAAAGCAGCCGGTTGAAAAGCCTCGCAAGTAACAGCATTATAATCATTTATCACATAGTCGCTAATTCCCCGCGAATTTGTGATAATGAATGCTTTGCTCAGATGCATCGCCGCCACCAAAGTGACATGACCACAAGGAATCTCCGAACCTAAAAGCGGTAGTACCATAAAGCGAGAATACTTGATGATATTCATGGCTTCCTCCTGAGGAATATTGACCATAAATTTCACATTAGGCGGAATTTTTAGTTGATGAAGATTCTTGGGCCGGGTAACAAGAATCAGTTGAATATCCGGCAGTTTTTCCATTGCCGCCATTAAGGTTTTGTAATCC
This DNA window, taken from Microcoleus sp. FACHB-68, encodes the following:
- a CDS encoding DNA double-strand break repair nuclease NurA, with the translated sequence MLDLTQLARQLPGISKHLTQEAHAGRHRLDLAQQLMQRAEAHYAELVTKQQAWRNRLIFTAAEPVEDLQTRVYIAPAPPVHTVIATDGSQIAPNHHEIAYCYLINVGRVVLHYGESRHPLLDSLPEVFYRPEDLYESRQWGIRTEEWMGYRRTASEATILAELACNVWAPAPALPIPTIAMVDGSLIYWFLEPLPTEARDRILCTILDAWDKLQAAQIPIVGYLSASRSIEAINFLRLEACPHEVPNCVTHCPPTMPLDAAGKPIKAPCQVFEPLRDAALWASLLEPGQRSPLWRSSAPILDQYGPHTIYFCYVHVGTEIARIEVPAWVAENPSLLDSTLSLTIAQVQKGYGYPVALAEAHNQAVVRGGDRARFFSLLEREMIRAGLQNVGTSYKEARKRGSIA
- a CDS encoding DUF4087 domain-containing protein, with the protein product MNKRLMGKVMKRNWLITLALVSITLPVSAEETRCGWLHNPTPGNWLLRDRDNNWIISRQMGYQAEGTDNIPNFNPQEYVKTNRLYGYGCACLDVETDSNTGKILTIQGGEILPLNACRTDPDLPQF
- a CDS encoding SH3 domain-containing protein, with protein sequence MRDRPNGQVIDTLLNGYRVYMEDSATDDQGRTWVKVGSYTEEGFRSWGWVIREFISCYDQ
- the recA gene encoding recombinase RecA, whose protein sequence is MATTESTDKAQKQKALDMVLNQIERSFGKGSIMRLGDATRMKVETIPSGALTLDLALGGGLPKGRVIEIYGPESSGKTTLALHAIAEVQKAGGIAAFVDAEHALDPTYAAALNVDIANLLVSQPDTGEMGLEIVDQLVRSVAVDIVVVDSVAALVPRAEIEGDMGDSHMGLQARLMSQALRKITGNIGKSGCTVIFLNQLRQKIGVTYGNPETTTGGNALKFYASVRLDIRRAQTLKKGTEEFGIRAKVKVAKNKVAPPFRIAEFDILFGKGISRVGCMLDIAEETAVIVRKGAWYSYNGDNIGQGRDNTIKYLEDNPAVADEVEKLVRQKLELGAVVSANSVTQIEAEDNEDEVYIEED
- a CDS encoding outer membrane beta-barrel protein, which gives rise to MKFSMKSVLTISALSALIFAPILGAAGKASAQPEPHKFSYIGAGVSAGVTNGGQEGDAATLGGNIQGRYALPNVPVSLRGAVLFSNETSAIMPIVSYDLAVNNNTNLYAGVGYSFVESNGKPTPAGNKDAVVLTTGVEAKVAKSIVVYSDAKLGINAYQNSPASALSFQFGAGYHF
- the sir gene encoding sulfite reductase, ferredoxin dependent, producing the protein MVKTPIPTPTERKPSKVEGLKERSNFLREPVASELLEDTTHFTEDAIQILKFHGSYQQDNRDNRVKGQEKDYQFMLRTRNPGGFTPPQLYLALDRLSDEFGNHTLRVTTRQGVQLHGILKKNLKAAFSSIIRNMGSTLGACGDVNRNVMGPPAPYRNRRDYQYAFEYANNIADLLTPQTGAYYEIWLDGEKVISAEENPEVVAARQRNGNGTIFHDTVEPIYGTHYMPRKFKCAVTVPGDNSVDLFSQDLSLVVMTNEAGELEGFNVFAGGGLGRTHNKEETFARLADPIGYVAKEDVYDLVKAIVATQRDYGDRTDRRHSRMKYLLEEWGVEKFRSTVEGYFGKSIQPLKPLPEWKYLDFLGWHEQGDGKLFVGISVENGRIKDEDQFQLKTALREIVQKFNVPMLLTPHQNVLLYDIDPASQAEIQEILNRCGIQQLKEIDPLLRLSMACPALPTCGLATTESERAMPGILDRIRALLDKLGMEQEHFVVRMTGCPNGCARPYMAELGFVGRAPETYQVWLGGSPNQTRLAQTYDDRLHINDLETFLEPIFVYFKKERQPAESFGDFCDRAGLEAIRQFTTTYSAASTMTTETTDTNNQEITSTSEENGQVETSADAPADANIRHRVSLRHEVYTELKAEAKRQGKPLVQLATEIIESYLKTAKGEG
- a CDS encoding 16S rRNA (uracil(1498)-N(3))-methyltransferase, giving the protein MAQLQRLAITPSQLHNRQILLSAEQQHYLGRVLRLRGGDRFVAMEPQGQWWLAELISPQSAQILEPMPPAQTELPVEVTLMVALPKGNGFDDIVRHCTEIGVSCMMPVLSERTLLNPSSQKLERWRRIAQEAAEQSERQIIPAIQEIEKFTTALSFVNGSFLKETDRQYICVARGESPHLLDCLLEEKPQSSNLKSKIAIATGPEGGWTPAEVEVAIAAGFQPVSLGRRILRAVTAPVVALSLVAAAGELKN
- a CDS encoding tetratricopeptide repeat protein — translated: MSDIDRVADALERKDYRTAAGLLKQLLNESPNDPWVQFYVGRLHEGTGKPQMAEKVYRQLLRGTTIPKVLVQARQGLQRLEEMEKDQHAQAIAQAKADPQNAEPGLLVLEPISAEAKTKAAQNFARIMKLDPYTARLHLPSRGWRAYRTGTIGELKVYSQELLGGGIPNFWASLADIEKIHVFRVSHFQSVSPQPIVVCKDENDRLGALTFQWSEISQRAEGLLPIFEQIVEYNVSRNEVERKEATQDYALFCDLHLPGRRCILRFCDFSYDFQQGVELAQTQKNVPQAGQVTNRFNWNALLDLFNRNLSQAPVWANFNFFGETAQDYPEMLGRIKPYIDLFRREPSNWDAAFHLYSCLVFLKNKG